A single genomic interval of Isachenkonia alkalipeptolytica harbors:
- the ispD gene encoding 2-C-methyl-D-erythritol 4-phosphate cytidylyltransferase produces the protein MGNKEENQSQGVSAIVVAGGKGKRMERTYNKQYIDLMGIPILAHTLGHFENYSKIDEIVLVVGKGEVEFSRERIVEKFNFTKIKSIVEGGEERYHSVYNGIKAVSEASDMVVIHDGARPFVTDGILEESIQAAKIHGCSIVGMPVKDTIKVIDEEGFVKDTPKRENLWLVQTPQTFKKEVILQAHKKRAAENLSVTDDAMLVEALGIKVKMVRGNYENMKITTPEDLEIGEGIIKRRKINPLFL, from the coding sequence TTGGGAAATAAAGAAGAGAATCAAAGCCAAGGGGTCAGCGCAATTGTGGTGGCCGGGGGAAAGGGAAAAAGAATGGAAAGAACCTATAATAAGCAGTACATCGATTTAATGGGGATCCCTATATTGGCCCACACCCTGGGGCATTTTGAAAATTATTCAAAAATCGATGAAATCGTGCTTGTGGTGGGAAAGGGGGAAGTGGAGTTTTCAAGAGAGCGGATTGTGGAAAAATTCAACTTCACCAAGATCAAAAGCATTGTGGAGGGGGGAGAGGAGCGGTACCATTCGGTGTATAACGGTATTAAAGCCGTATCCGAAGCCTCGGATATGGTGGTGATCCATGATGGGGCCCGGCCCTTTGTAACCGACGGGATCCTGGAGGAAAGCATTCAAGCCGCAAAGATCCATGGCTGCTCCATTGTAGGGATGCCGGTTAAGGACACCATTAAAGTCATCGATGAGGAGGGTTTTGTGAAGGATACGCCGAAAAGGGAAAACCTATGGCTTGTTCAGACGCCTCAAACCTTTAAAAAAGAGGTGATCCTCCAAGCCCATAAAAAAAGAGCGGCAGAAAACCTTTCGGTGACCGACGATGCCATGCTGGTGGAAGCTCTGGGAATTAAAGTGAAAATGGTCCGGGGAAACTATGAGAATATGAAAATCACCACACCGGAGGATTTGGAAATCGGTGAGGGCATCATAAAAAGAAGGAAAATAAACCCCCTGTTTCTGTAA
- the ispF gene encoding 2-C-methyl-D-erythritol 2,4-cyclodiphosphate synthase, with protein sequence MRVGMGYDVHKFQQGRPLILGGIAIPYEKGLMGHSDADVLLHAIKDALLGAAALGDIGKHFPDTDPAYKGADSMELLVHVGKLLNREGYQVNNIDGTLIAEKPKMAPYIPEMVRSIAKALAISEGQINIKATTTEGLGFEGRKEGIASMAIASIENIQSSS encoded by the coding sequence ATGAGAGTGGGAATGGGATATGACGTACATAAATTTCAGCAAGGACGGCCCTTGATTCTTGGGGGGATTGCAATTCCCTATGAAAAAGGTTTGATGGGGCATTCCGATGCCGACGTTTTATTGCATGCCATAAAGGATGCCCTGCTGGGCGCCGCCGCATTAGGGGATATCGGAAAACATTTTCCCGATACCGACCCGGCCTATAAAGGGGCCGACAGCATGGAACTGTTAGTTCATGTAGGGAAATTATTAAACCGGGAGGGTTATCAAGTGAATAATATTGACGGAACCCTCATCGCGGAAAAGCCGAAAATGGCTCCCTATATTCCGGAGATGGTCCGGAGCATTGCAAAGGCCCTGGCCATTTCCGAGGGGCAAATCAATATCAAAGCCACAACCACGGAAGGCCTGGGCTTTGAAGGAAGGAAAGAAGGGATTGCCTCCATGGCAATTGCCAGCATCGAAAATATTCAATCATCCTCTTAA